A region from the Acidimicrobiia bacterium genome encodes:
- a CDS encoding serine hydrolase domain-containing protein has protein sequence MAEVDLAPVLGLLERRRAEGWHHCAQVYVSHHGEVLLDEAIGDARPGQPLRIDDVMLWYSSGKPLTTVAVLQLWEQGRLALDDRIGTFLPGWGAGKERCTLRHVLVHTGGFPMFGDPTYDADVSFAEALAATVATPAAWEPGTEAAYHPASGWRVLGGVVEAVDGRPIDRYLRDEVLEPLGLDATFLGIPTPVQAELGDRIVPVTWTGHRLLARDPDGGVRMAPYRIDRWHNEPWHIAKVEPGGGARGPARQLGRFYEALLGLGPALLEPRTVEVMAAIHRYGVKDRTFGLDLPWGLGVQRQFTGGAGRRAFGHGGMASSRGLADPDLGLVIVMVSNGLAGYFEAEQRVLEVTDAVYTALGDKAARVRTPVRALPGGRFSS, from the coding sequence GTGGCGGAGGTGGACCTGGCGCCGGTGCTCGGGCTGCTCGAGCGACGGCGGGCTGAGGGCTGGCACCACTGCGCCCAGGTGTACGTGTCCCACCACGGCGAGGTGCTGCTCGACGAGGCGATCGGCGACGCCCGGCCCGGGCAGCCGCTGCGGATCGACGACGTGATGCTCTGGTACTCGTCGGGCAAGCCCCTCACCACGGTGGCGGTCCTCCAGCTCTGGGAACAGGGGCGCCTGGCGCTCGACGACCGGATCGGCACCTTCCTGCCCGGCTGGGGTGCCGGCAAGGAGCGCTGCACGCTGCGGCACGTGCTCGTCCACACCGGCGGGTTCCCGATGTTCGGCGACCCCACCTACGACGCCGACGTCAGCTTCGCCGAGGCCCTGGCGGCGACGGTGGCGACACCGGCGGCGTGGGAGCCCGGAACCGAGGCCGCGTATCACCCGGCGAGCGGCTGGCGGGTCCTCGGCGGGGTCGTCGAGGCTGTCGACGGCCGGCCGATCGACCGGTACCTGCGTGACGAGGTCCTCGAGCCGCTCGGCCTCGACGCCACGTTCCTCGGGATCCCGACTCCGGTCCAGGCCGAGCTCGGGGACCGGATCGTCCCCGTGACCTGGACCGGTCACCGGCTCCTGGCCCGCGACCCGGACGGCGGGGTGCGGATGGCCCCGTACCGGATCGACCGGTGGCACAACGAGCCCTGGCACATCGCCAAGGTGGAGCCGGGTGGCGGGGCGCGCGGCCCGGCCCGCCAGCTGGGGCGCTTCTACGAGGCCCTGCTGGGGCTCGGCCCGGCGCTGTTGGAGCCCCGGACCGTGGAGGTGATGGCGGCGATCCACCGTTACGGGGTGAAGGACCGCACCTTCGGGCTGGACCTCCCGTGGGGGTTGGGCGTGCAGCGCCAGTTCACGGGCGGGGCCGGGCGGCGCGCGTTCGGGCACGGCGGGATGGCGTCGTCTCGGGGCCTCGCCGACCCCGACCTCGGGCTGGTGATCGTGATGGTGTCGAACGGGCTGGCCGGCTACTTCGAGGCCGAGCAGCGGGTCCTCGAGGTCACCGACGCCGTCTACACCGCCCTCGGCGACAAGGCGGCCCGGGTGCGCACACCGGTGCGGGCCCTGCCGGGGGGTCGGTTCTCGAGCTGA